In a single window of the Pontibacter russatus genome:
- a CDS encoding winged helix-turn-helix domain-containing protein: MKDYLENINKAFESRARLGIMSVLMVEDRVDFNTLKDTLQLTDGNLASHLRALEEGEYLQVEKQFVGRKPNTTYHATEAGREAFNSHLDALEQLILNNRKDT, from the coding sequence GTGAAAGACTATCTTGAAAATATAAACAAGGCCTTCGAGAGCAGGGCGCGGCTGGGCATTATGTCGGTGCTGATGGTGGAAGACCGGGTCGATTTCAACACGCTGAAGGACACGCTGCAACTGACGGATGGGAACCTGGCCAGCCACCTGCGCGCGCTGGAGGAAGGCGAGTACCTGCAGGTGGAAAAGCAGTTTGTGGGCCGCAAGCCCAACACCACTTACCATGCCACCGAGGCTGGCCGCGAAGCCTTCAACAGCCACCTGGATGCGCTGGAGCAACTTATTCTGAACAACAGGAAAGACACCTGA
- a CDS encoding response regulator, translating to MKRLANILLIDDDPVANFVNKKLMEKMAVVDKVLMANNGKVAIQLLEEQSDTGLRLDFILLDINMPVMNGIEFMKAYHELELKQKDSITVIILTTSNHPRDLESFAQLPVAGFLNKPLTIPNITALLEEHFTVPCAVP from the coding sequence TTGAAAAGACTCGCTAATATTCTCCTGATAGATGACGATCCGGTTGCCAACTTCGTGAACAAAAAGCTGATGGAGAAAATGGCTGTCGTTGATAAAGTCCTGATGGCCAACAACGGGAAAGTGGCGATTCAACTTTTGGAGGAGCAATCAGACACCGGACTACGCTTGGATTTCATCCTTTTGGATATCAATATGCCGGTGATGAACGGAATTGAGTTTATGAAGGCATATCATGAACTTGAACTGAAGCAAAAAGATTCTATTACGGTCATTATTCTGACAACGTCAAACCACCCTCGTGATCTGGAAAGTTTTGCTCAGTTGCCTGTTGCCGGCTTTCTGAACAAGCCCTTAACAATACCAAATATAACAGCCTTGCTGGAGGAGCATTTCACTGTTCCCTGTGCTGTCCCCTGA
- a CDS encoding SAM hydroxide adenosyltransferase encodes MEVLGERTQNFRQLLNRQLRLNDHSITGHVIHVDRFGNLITNITHDSIDTIAHGRTFTVHFGRETVGRIFPNYTQVDDGDCCCIYNSQGQLCIGINKGHAAELLGLGFDSHVDVRFYPGS; translated from the coding sequence ATGGAGGTGCTGGGCGAGCGTACCCAGAATTTCCGGCAGCTGCTGAACCGCCAGTTGCGCCTGAACGACCACTCCATCACGGGCCATGTGATTCATGTGGACCGTTTCGGCAACCTGATCACCAACATCACCCACGACAGCATCGACACCATCGCGCACGGCCGCACCTTCACCGTCCACTTCGGGCGCGAGACGGTGGGCCGCATTTTCCCAAACTATACCCAGGTGGACGACGGCGACTGCTGCTGCATCTACAACAGCCAGGGACAGCTTTGCATCGGCATCAACAAGGGCCACGCCGCCGAGCTCCTCGGTCTCGGCTTCGACTCGCATGTAGACGTGCGCTTTTACCCGGGAAGCTAG
- a CDS encoding PhoH family protein yields MVEKVITLENISLIDFLGTENQNIKQLAAAFPSSKIISRGNEIKIQGQTPEITKIHEILGSLIDHYHKFGKITHSSVNRYLSADSFTDEEVIVTSPDVIVYGSKGGVIKAKTPNQQKLVDAVEKNDLVFALGPAGTGKTYVSVAMAVRALKNKEVKKIIISRPVVEAGESLGFLPGDMKEKVDPYLRPIYDALEDMIPVEKLKYYQENKIIEIAPLAYMRGRTLNNAFVLLDEAQNTTPAQMKMFLTRMGPNAKVMVNGDWSQVDLPRNQRSGLMEVLNILRGVKGIGFVEMSAEDVVRHRLVRDIVNAYTKLEEERRAAREETKALENGDGRPTYDRRNSTRLVE; encoded by the coding sequence TTGGTAGAGAAAGTAATAACCTTGGAGAACATCTCTCTGATTGATTTTCTGGGGACAGAGAATCAGAACATCAAACAACTGGCCGCCGCTTTCCCAAGCAGCAAGATCATCTCCAGGGGCAACGAGATCAAGATTCAGGGCCAGACGCCCGAAATCACCAAGATCCACGAAATACTCGGCTCCCTGATTGACCATTACCACAAGTTCGGAAAGATTACGCACAGCAGCGTAAATAGATACCTGTCGGCCGACTCTTTTACGGACGAGGAAGTGATTGTGACGTCCCCGGATGTGATTGTCTACGGCAGCAAGGGCGGCGTGATCAAAGCCAAAACCCCGAACCAGCAGAAGTTGGTGGACGCGGTGGAGAAAAACGACCTGGTGTTTGCGCTGGGGCCCGCCGGTACCGGTAAAACCTACGTTTCGGTGGCGATGGCGGTGCGCGCCCTCAAAAACAAGGAGGTGAAGAAGATCATCATCTCCCGGCCCGTGGTGGAGGCAGGCGAGAGCCTCGGTTTCCTGCCCGGCGACATGAAGGAGAAAGTGGACCCTTACCTGCGCCCGATCTACGACGCACTCGAGGACATGATTCCGGTGGAGAAGCTGAAATATTACCAGGAGAACAAGATTATCGAGATAGCGCCACTGGCCTATATGCGCGGCCGCACGCTGAACAACGCGTTTGTGCTGCTGGACGAGGCGCAGAACACCACGCCGGCCCAGATGAAGATGTTCCTGACGCGCATGGGCCCCAACGCCAAAGTGATGGTGAACGGTGACTGGTCGCAGGTGGATTTGCCGCGCAACCAGCGCTCCGGCCTGATGGAGGTGCTGAACATCCTGCGCGGTGTCAAGGGCATTGGGTTTGTGGAGATGAGCGCCGAGGACGTGGTGCGCCACCGCCTGGTGCGCGACATCGTGAACGCCTACACCAAACTGGAGGAAGAGCGCCGCGCCGCCCGCGAGGAGACCAAGGCCCTGGAAAATGGCGATGGCAGACCCACGTACGACAGGCGCAACAGCACAAGGCTGGTGGAGTAG
- a CDS encoding iron-sulfur cluster co-chaperone HscB C-terminal domain-containing protein — MNYFKIYDLPESFLLDEKALKNTFYKRSREYHPDFHANEPQEKQQEVLQLSTQNTNAYRTLSDPDLRMQYILKQHGLLEEGKNNELPSDFLMDMMDLNEKLMELEFEFDADRFHALGERSSGLTSQLDNDILPTLQRYPELHGITKEEALQQVKTYYLKKKYLLRIQETLSKFASRS; from the coding sequence ATGAATTACTTCAAGATTTACGATTTACCGGAAAGCTTTCTGCTGGACGAGAAGGCGCTGAAAAACACCTTCTACAAACGCAGCCGGGAGTATCACCCCGACTTTCACGCCAACGAGCCTCAGGAGAAACAGCAGGAGGTGCTGCAACTCTCCACACAGAACACCAACGCCTACCGCACCCTCTCCGACCCGGACCTGCGCATGCAGTACATCCTGAAACAGCACGGGCTGCTGGAGGAAGGCAAGAACAACGAGCTCCCCTCCGACTTCCTGATGGACATGATGGACCTGAACGAGAAGCTGATGGAGCTGGAGTTCGAATTCGACGCCGACAGGTTTCATGCGTTGGGCGAGCGGAGCAGCGGCCTGACATCGCAGCTCGACAACGACATTCTGCCCACGCTGCAGCGCTACCCCGAGCTGCACGGCATTACCAAAGAAGAGGCCCTGCAGCAGGTGAAAACCTACTACCTGAAGAAAAAATACCTGTTGCGAATTCAGGAAACATTATCTAAGTTTGCATCCCGTTCCTGA
- a CDS encoding ComEC/Rec2 family competence protein produces MLQWAPYPFIRIALSLITGILLYFILGKDFHYSTEVFAFLVLFYIAAVVFARKVKTATATDAAGLLGLLCFLGLGYLATQWHTAPNNPKHLLHLSEPPAYYMGVVEDYILQKPGYQSTVLQVQQVRVNGQWQQAEGEVQISVPHDSDKPYELNYGDVLLVKGAPQRVEAPVNPNQFDYRQYLANKGIYFRHYLQPFQFQKIATAPPNPLLAASIHLRRNLDQLLRERVGGKNEYAISSALILGVKDELDNAIRNAYINTGTMHVLAVSGLHVGLLYVVLLWFLNLFGPMRRQRVLQAVLVLAFLWTYAFLTGLSPSVLRAVVMFSMVATAAAIQRQTNIYNTIAIAATVLLVCNPYTLKDVGFQLSFLAVLGIVYLQPRLYRLLEIDNWLLDKVWIYFTVSVAAQLATLPIGLFYFHQFPVYFWFANLVVVPIATGALYTGLAAIALSWVPGLGWLLFKGHILIISGMNAFNLWVQDLPFALINGIDITLLQTWLLYICFFLLLLFLALRKLRYFALATAVVSVLSVQAIWETLQQQEQQLLTIYSLRGATGVALVQGQQATVLADSVLRQDESDYTYNVQPHLWQLGVQQPQFAAITADSAVLPMAAYTILPDSNSLLVWRGQRMLLVSHPPKLQAKTPLPVDYLLLRHNVRLWPDDLKAYAAEKVILDASNSRWYRQRLRQQLDTLGISYYDVADSGAFVVKMK; encoded by the coding sequence ATGCTGCAGTGGGCGCCATATCCGTTTATCCGAATCGCGCTTAGCCTGATAACGGGCATTCTGCTGTATTTTATCCTGGGCAAAGACTTCCATTACAGCACGGAGGTCTTTGCTTTTTTAGTGCTGTTCTATATAGCTGCCGTAGTTTTCGCCCGCAAGGTGAAGACGGCCACCGCCACGGATGCCGCCGGTTTGCTCGGGCTGCTCTGCTTTCTGGGCTTGGGCTACCTGGCCACGCAGTGGCACACTGCCCCCAACAACCCGAAACACCTGCTGCATCTCTCCGAACCTCCGGCTTACTATATGGGGGTGGTGGAGGATTATATCCTCCAGAAGCCCGGCTACCAGAGCACCGTGCTGCAGGTGCAGCAGGTGCGGGTGAACGGCCAGTGGCAGCAGGCGGAAGGGGAGGTGCAGATATCCGTGCCGCACGACTCCGACAAGCCATATGAGCTGAACTACGGCGATGTGCTGTTGGTGAAAGGCGCGCCGCAGCGGGTAGAGGCCCCAGTAAATCCCAACCAGTTCGATTACCGGCAATACCTCGCCAACAAGGGCATCTACTTCCGTCATTACCTACAGCCATTTCAGTTTCAAAAAATAGCGACGGCACCGCCAAACCCGCTGTTGGCCGCCAGCATCCATCTCCGGCGCAACCTCGACCAGCTGCTGCGGGAGCGGGTGGGAGGCAAAAACGAGTACGCCATTTCCTCGGCCCTTATTCTGGGCGTGAAAGACGAGCTCGACAACGCCATCCGGAATGCCTATATCAACACCGGCACCATGCACGTGCTGGCGGTGTCGGGGCTGCACGTGGGCCTTCTATATGTGGTGCTGCTGTGGTTCCTGAATTTGTTTGGACCCATGAGGCGGCAACGGGTGCTGCAGGCGGTGCTGGTGCTGGCTTTTCTGTGGACCTACGCTTTCCTGACGGGGCTGTCGCCGTCGGTGCTGCGGGCGGTGGTGATGTTCAGCATGGTAGCCACTGCCGCAGCCATCCAACGGCAGACGAACATCTACAACACCATTGCCATTGCCGCCACCGTACTGCTGGTCTGCAACCCCTACACCCTGAAAGACGTTGGCTTCCAGCTGTCGTTCCTGGCGGTGCTCGGCATCGTGTACCTGCAGCCGAGGTTATATAGGCTGCTGGAAATTGATAACTGGCTGCTGGACAAGGTCTGGATTTACTTCACCGTGTCGGTGGCGGCGCAACTGGCCACGCTCCCTATCGGGCTGTTCTACTTTCACCAGTTCCCGGTCTATTTCTGGTTCGCCAACCTGGTGGTGGTGCCCATTGCCACGGGCGCGTTATATACCGGGCTGGCGGCCATCGCGCTGAGCTGGGTGCCGGGGCTGGGCTGGCTGCTGTTCAAGGGCCACATCCTGATTATATCGGGCATGAATGCCTTCAACCTGTGGGTGCAGGACCTGCCCTTTGCGCTGATAAACGGCATCGACATTACGCTGCTGCAAACGTGGCTGCTCTATATATGCTTCTTCCTCCTGCTTCTGTTTTTGGCGCTCCGGAAGCTGCGCTACTTTGCCCTGGCCACTGCCGTCGTGAGCGTGCTCTCGGTGCAGGCTATATGGGAGACGCTGCAACAGCAGGAACAGCAACTGCTCACCATATATAGCCTGCGCGGCGCGACGGGTGTGGCGCTGGTGCAGGGGCAGCAGGCCACCGTGCTGGCAGACTCGGTTCTGCGACAGGACGAGAGTGATTATACCTACAACGTGCAGCCGCACCTCTGGCAACTGGGCGTGCAGCAACCGCAGTTCGCCGCCATCACCGCTGATTCGGCAGTTCTGCCTATGGCTGCCTATACCATATTGCCGGACAGCAACAGCCTGCTGGTATGGCGGGGGCAGCGCATGCTCCTGGTGTCGCACCCTCCCAAGCTGCAGGCCAAAACGCCGCTGCCAGTGGATTACCTGCTGCTGCGCCACAACGTCCGCCTCTGGCCGGATGATTTGAAAGCTTACGCCGCCGAAAAGGTGATTTTAGACGCCTCCAACAGCCGCTGGTACCGCCAGCGCCTGCGCCAGCAACTCGACACGCTCGGCATTTCTTATTATGATGTGGCAGACTCGGGTGCGTTTGTGGTGAAGATGAAGTGA
- a CDS encoding GNAT family N-acetyltransferase — MIELKRVKEGQDLKAAFRIREQVFVEEQLVPREAEYDQYESTARHYLAIYNGVPCGAARWRVTDKGVKLERFAVLPAYRNKKVGAEVLAAVLQDVQRERPDDLIYLHAQLPAVNFYKRHGFATEGGLFSECDIQHYKMIYRG, encoded by the coding sequence ATGATTGAGCTGAAGCGGGTAAAAGAGGGGCAGGATTTGAAGGCGGCCTTCCGGATACGCGAACAGGTGTTTGTGGAGGAGCAGCTGGTGCCGCGCGAGGCGGAGTACGACCAGTATGAAAGTACAGCCCGTCACTACTTGGCTATATATAACGGCGTGCCCTGCGGCGCGGCGCGCTGGCGCGTCACCGACAAAGGCGTAAAGCTGGAGCGGTTTGCCGTGCTGCCCGCATACCGCAACAAAAAGGTGGGGGCGGAGGTGCTGGCCGCGGTGCTTCAGGATGTGCAGCGGGAGCGCCCGGACGATTTGATTTACCTGCACGCCCAGTTGCCCGCCGTCAATTTCTACAAGCGCCACGGCTTCGCAACCGAGGGCGGCCTATTCAGCGAGTGCGACATCCAGCATTATAAAATGATATACAGGGGCTGA
- a CDS encoding SAM hydrolase/SAM-dependent halogenase family protein, translating into MALITFTSDFGYTDHYVAAVKARILSQDAQATIVDVSHAIEPYNIAHAEYVLGAVYGEFPKGTVHLVAVDTHGSKQGRFLAALYRGHYFLLADNGLLSLLTEGQPELVVELKTDRPLMPFPAKDLLAQAAVYLAGGATWRCWASVPRISGSC; encoded by the coding sequence ATGGCTCTTATTACGTTTACATCAGACTTTGGGTATACCGACCATTATGTGGCTGCCGTCAAGGCCCGAATCCTGTCGCAGGACGCGCAGGCCACTATCGTGGATGTGTCGCACGCCATCGAGCCTTACAACATCGCGCACGCCGAGTACGTGCTGGGCGCAGTATATGGCGAGTTCCCCAAAGGCACGGTACACCTGGTGGCCGTGGACACGCACGGCAGCAAGCAGGGCCGGTTTCTGGCGGCCCTGTACCGGGGGCACTACTTTCTGCTGGCCGACAACGGCCTGCTCTCGCTCCTGACCGAGGGGCAGCCGGAGTTGGTGGTGGAGTTGAAGACGGACAGGCCGCTGATGCCCTTCCCGGCGAAGGACCTGCTGGCGCAGGCGGCGGTGTACCTGGCCGGGGGGGCGACATGGAGGTGCTGGGCGAGCGTACCCAGAATTTCCGGCAGCTGCTGA
- a CDS encoding PAS domain-containing protein — protein MHPELPLDFELIFNRIPGSFLVLQPNAPHYTILAISDELLENTRRQREDVVGRGVFEVFPENPDAITATGPSSLRASLQNATENRVPDQMPVVRYDVPVASGGFEVRYWSANSRPITDKNGSLLYILHTTQDITDKVIEERRETELRTIERKYSLFLQAPLAVCILTGPENMIELSNDDMLRFYNKTKDIIGQPLFEAIPEAKEQGFAEMLDLVRKTGQTYTVSEHPTKRMVEGKESVYYYNIVCQPYYENPYDSEPSGVFSVAHDVTELVVAKKRVEESEARLQAIIEATPECIKIVSPEGKLQYMNPSGLTMIEGDEQLLGKASVLDVIAPEHRTTWKKNHRSVCEGHSLSWEFDIIGLKGTRRRMETHAVPLPGATGRSHLAVTRDITRRRESESALRESEEQFRVFANNIENLAWMADPEGSIFWYNERWYDYTGTTQDEMIGWGWEKVHHPDHVKSVVAFVQQAWQAGETWELTFPLRGANGEYQWFLTRAYAVKDEQGMVLRWIGTNTNINNQKKAEASLEAKNMELIRINNDLDNFIYTASHDLKAPISNIEGLIGLLTAELAGLECQQSDVKDIIRMMESSAERFKRTITSLTDLVKLQQENASPATTINLRELIEEVLLDLQPHLKASAAILEIEVDDCMLIYFSEKNLRSVVLNLISNAVKYASQERVPFIKVSCHDHPDYHVLTVTDNGLGISPNNLEHLFTMFKRFHDHVEGTGIGLYMVKKMVEGSGGYISVSSEEGRGTEFRVFIRKTHFNLN, from the coding sequence ATGCACCCGGAACTACCACTTGATTTTGAGCTAATATTTAACAGAATACCTGGTAGCTTCCTGGTCCTGCAGCCAAACGCACCTCACTACACGATACTAGCCATCAGTGATGAACTCTTAGAGAACACCCGGAGGCAAAGAGAGGATGTGGTGGGCAGAGGCGTGTTTGAGGTATTCCCTGAAAACCCGGATGCTATCACCGCCACCGGCCCCTCCAGCTTAAGAGCTTCGCTTCAGAACGCAACGGAGAATAGGGTGCCGGACCAGATGCCCGTGGTGCGTTATGATGTGCCGGTTGCTTCCGGAGGGTTTGAGGTGCGGTATTGGTCAGCCAACAGCCGGCCTATAACAGACAAAAATGGCAGCCTGCTTTACATTCTGCATACTACCCAGGACATCACTGATAAAGTAATAGAAGAGAGAAGGGAGACTGAACTTAGAACAATCGAGAGGAAGTACAGCCTTTTCCTGCAGGCTCCTCTGGCAGTCTGTATCCTGACAGGGCCAGAGAACATGATTGAGTTGAGCAATGATGACATGCTCCGGTTCTATAACAAAACGAAAGACATCATCGGGCAGCCCCTTTTTGAAGCCATACCGGAAGCAAAAGAACAGGGCTTTGCCGAAATGCTGGATCTGGTGCGCAAAACCGGCCAGACGTATACTGTTTCCGAGCATCCCACAAAACGAATGGTCGAGGGAAAAGAGTCGGTATACTACTATAACATCGTTTGCCAACCTTACTACGAGAACCCTTATGACAGCGAGCCATCCGGTGTATTTAGCGTAGCGCATGACGTGACCGAGCTGGTTGTGGCAAAAAAACGCGTGGAGGAAAGCGAGGCCCGGCTGCAGGCCATCATAGAAGCTACGCCAGAGTGTATCAAAATTGTGTCACCCGAAGGCAAGCTCCAGTACATGAATCCCTCCGGACTCACCATGATAGAGGGTGATGAGCAATTGCTGGGCAAGGCCAGCGTGCTGGACGTAATTGCCCCGGAACACAGAACCACTTGGAAAAAGAATCATCGAAGTGTGTGCGAGGGCCATAGCCTGAGTTGGGAGTTTGATATCATTGGCCTCAAAGGCACGCGCCGCAGGATGGAAACCCATGCGGTTCCACTTCCTGGCGCAACAGGCAGATCGCATCTGGCCGTAACCCGGGACATTACCAGGCGCAGGGAATCCGAGTCAGCCCTTCGGGAAAGTGAGGAGCAGTTCCGGGTTTTTGCCAACAACATTGAAAACCTGGCCTGGATGGCAGACCCTGAAGGCAGTATCTTCTGGTATAATGAGCGTTGGTACGATTATACCGGCACTACGCAGGATGAAATGATAGGATGGGGCTGGGAGAAAGTGCATCACCCGGACCACGTTAAAAGCGTAGTAGCGTTTGTGCAGCAAGCCTGGCAGGCTGGGGAGACCTGGGAACTGACTTTCCCGCTTCGGGGAGCCAATGGAGAGTACCAGTGGTTCCTGACGAGGGCTTACGCGGTAAAAGATGAACAGGGCATGGTCTTGCGTTGGATCGGAACCAATACCAATATCAACAACCAAAAGAAGGCGGAGGCTTCGCTTGAAGCCAAGAATATGGAGCTCATCCGGATCAATAACGATTTGGACAACTTCATATATACGGCTTCCCATGACCTGAAAGCACCTATTTCCAATATTGAGGGCCTGATTGGGCTCCTGACGGCAGAGCTCGCAGGGTTAGAATGCCAGCAATCTGATGTCAAGGATATCATCAGAATGATGGAGAGCTCTGCGGAGCGTTTTAAGCGTACCATCACCAGCCTGACTGACCTGGTGAAGCTACAGCAGGAAAATGCCAGTCCGGCTACCACAATTAACCTGCGTGAGCTAATAGAAGAAGTACTGCTGGATCTGCAGCCCCACCTAAAGGCTTCCGCTGCTATATTGGAAATAGAGGTAGACGATTGCATGCTTATCTATTTTTCAGAGAAAAACCTGCGAAGTGTGGTGCTGAATCTTATCTCCAATGCCGTGAAGTATGCTTCACAGGAGCGGGTTCCGTTTATAAAAGTAAGTTGCCATGATCACCCGGACTACCATGTGCTCACTGTCACAGACAACGGCTTAGGTATTTCGCCCAATAACCTGGAGCACTTGTTTACTATGTTCAAGCGCTTCCATGATCATGTGGAAGGTACAGGCATAGGTCTTTACATGGTGAAGAAAATGGTGGAAGGGTCCGGGGGCTACATTTCCGTATCCAGTGAGGAAGGGCGTGGCACTGAATTCAGGGTCTTTATCAGGAAAACACACTTTAATTTAAATTAA
- a CDS encoding YrzE family protein: MAQRKESPNHPVHPAPVGKRMLQGAAVGLILILFFLVGAGEPDPGWPKLWIIKPLLLVPAAGALGGVFYYNMDPLRHQGGWRTAFAYLLSLLVFLLVLWLGTVLGLHGTMWD, translated from the coding sequence ATGGCGCAAAGAAAAGAATCACCCAACCACCCGGTTCACCCGGCTCCCGTGGGCAAGCGGATGCTGCAGGGCGCAGCGGTCGGTTTAATCCTTATCTTATTTTTTCTGGTTGGAGCCGGAGAGCCGGACCCAGGCTGGCCAAAGCTCTGGATCATCAAACCGCTGCTGCTTGTTCCGGCAGCCGGCGCGCTGGGCGGCGTGTTTTACTACAACATGGATCCTCTGCGCCACCAGGGTGGTTGGAGAACGGCATTCGCTTATCTACTGAGCCTGCTGGTGTTCCTGCTGGTGCTGTGGCTCGGTACTGTTTTAGGGCTGCACGGCACGATGTGGGATTGA
- the thiL gene encoding thiamine-phosphate kinase, which yields MFAHQKREHNERLYPLSELGEFGLIKRISQKIVLRNTSTIKGIGDDAAVLEPQEKQIVVSTDMLLEGVHFDLTFCPLKHLGYKAVAVNVSDIAAMNAKPTQITVNVALGARYTVEAVEELYEGIRLACESYNVDLVGGDTTSSRAGLVISVTAIGEVAKGEAVLRSGAKVNDLVCVTGDLGAAYLGLQVLEREKQAFLANPEMQPELEEKQYIVGRQLRPEARMDVVYELKELGIKPTAMIDISDGLASELLHICSQSGVGATIYKDNLPADAQMLETAVEFNLDPITCIMNGGEDYELLFTIPLTDYDKVKNHPDITVIGKITEASEGVNLANKHGQSFPLNAQGWKHF from the coding sequence ATCTTTGCACATCAAAAAAGAGAACATAATGAGCGACTATACCCCCTGAGTGAGTTGGGCGAGTTTGGCCTGATAAAGCGGATAAGCCAGAAGATTGTATTGCGGAACACCTCCACCATCAAAGGCATCGGCGACGACGCGGCGGTGCTGGAGCCGCAGGAGAAGCAGATTGTCGTGTCTACGGACATGCTGCTGGAGGGCGTGCACTTTGACCTCACCTTCTGCCCGCTGAAGCACCTGGGCTATAAGGCGGTGGCTGTGAACGTGTCGGATATAGCGGCTATGAACGCGAAGCCGACGCAGATAACCGTGAACGTTGCCCTGGGCGCGCGCTATACCGTCGAAGCCGTGGAAGAGCTGTATGAAGGCATCCGGCTGGCCTGCGAGAGCTACAACGTGGACCTGGTGGGCGGTGATACTACTTCTTCGAGGGCAGGTTTGGTTATCAGCGTGACGGCTATCGGGGAGGTGGCCAAAGGAGAGGCGGTGCTGCGAAGCGGGGCGAAGGTGAATGACCTCGTTTGCGTGACCGGCGACCTGGGCGCTGCCTACCTCGGTTTGCAGGTGCTGGAGCGGGAGAAGCAGGCGTTTCTGGCGAACCCCGAGATGCAGCCTGAACTGGAGGAAAAGCAGTACATCGTAGGTAGACAGCTGCGCCCGGAGGCACGCATGGACGTGGTATATGAGCTAAAGGAACTGGGCATCAAACCCACCGCCATGATTGACATTTCGGATGGGCTGGCCTCGGAACTGCTGCACATCTGCAGCCAGTCGGGGGTGGGCGCCACCATCTACAAAGACAACCTGCCTGCCGATGCGCAGATGCTGGAGACAGCCGTAGAGTTTAACCTCGACCCAATTACGTGTATCATGAATGGCGGCGAAGATTATGAGCTGCTTTTCACCATCCCGCTCACCGACTACGACAAAGTGAAGAACCACCCCGACATCACTGTCATCGGCAAGATAACGGAAGCCAGCGAAGGCGTGAACCTGGCCAACAAGCACGGCCAGTCGTTCCCGCTCAACGCGCAGGGCTGGAAGCATTTTTAA
- a CDS encoding putative quinol monooxygenase, which yields MLIRIVRMTFRLEKTGEFLEIFRRSRPHIRAFDGCQHVELLQDLHHPNIYSTYSLWESEEHLNAYRGSALFGQVWPATNAHFADKPQAWSYIAVSI from the coding sequence ATGCTTATTCGCATTGTCCGGATGACGTTCCGGCTAGAGAAGACGGGGGAATTTCTGGAGATTTTCCGGAGGTCCAGACCACATATTCGTGCGTTTGATGGTTGCCAGCATGTGGAGCTGTTGCAGGACTTGCACCACCCCAACATATATAGCACCTACAGCTTATGGGAGTCGGAGGAGCACCTGAATGCCTATCGCGGCTCGGCGCTGTTCGGGCAGGTGTGGCCCGCCACCAATGCCCACTTTGCGGACAAGCCCCAGGCCTGGTCCTATATAGCAGTAAGCATTTAA